A part of Numenius arquata chromosome 2, bNumArq3.hap1.1, whole genome shotgun sequence genomic DNA contains:
- the AKAP12 gene encoding A-kinase anchor protein 12 yields MGAGSSTEPPAPQDGDGTAAEPPRTPPETLSAEEAEPAKVLDTSLPVPDINEDNLERDAPPQEPQQPGAVTASQEPDEQQPEVASPLQEPPAEQAEATGTYVGQTEHSSVTLKEDTETMETSPSDSSTKDGVDTEKEDANTVKQLPSLEEEDTEDHASEPQSYDLGFKRVFKFVGFRFTVKKEKTGKAEPVQLLTAKKETQVPEEADDQKEVSSEEIAMPEDTLSGEENTKDTPKNDKTEDESPKTPEANEICSQSTALATETASPLRKFFTQGWTGFRKKKSFRKPKEDELPSPTKEEEQEKEGATLTTETNEKEEKPEFEKQDEEKNVTAVTIEAHEKEQTEGEKQESKKAVAAIGVEACEKEELMKHDEQGQKEDVAAANDKESAKEEKAEEDDQERKLVDISEGLGKKEEKTEEGEKESEVTEKPLKTRSVVPVITDSVNGELKTSSEILPVGEKTESTGVKCEIEDRTEISSEEKLEAGSLAIEISSEQLKKSEGREGDKPAPPGKETIDEKTEEAELKISPTSEDITGKLDTQGEAQDRTTEKKESEEQETKLALGAPGLKSSSTSEHSVDTEDDQQSIKPSDEGLQVKTSTVMTDAIKPNEITTEITPEEAAGKRPPEGITNEAELLSSQEKTKLQGSPLKKLFTGTGLKKLSGKKHKSKREESKLGEQGEPIQHLSDSPDSPEEQKGESSASSPEEVNEIPSLEKSVDAMQVTENEDAAISDVERKRESVTPWASFKKMVTPKKRVRRPSESDKEEEIDKTKSAAVSATENAVDENQEELKENGMDQKPEKATEEPKRKVDTSVSWEAFICVGSSKKRARKSSSSDEETEHKLSQESQKVEESGQSKETATDAILTSSQESDQGQGNSSPEQAGSPSEGEGISTWESFKRLVTPRRKSKTRMEERTEDSVVGSSLEHSTSDGEPGKDESWVPFRKLMPGRRKKKSDGKSEPAHLKQAREDMAETNEEDSDIPAVVPLSEYEAAEQEKIEAQQAKDAEAMRERTSEEVRAEKLEETLRIEQGHEGLVHAVTVTVVEGERAVTSIEERSPSWISAALTECIEQAKEEEEKETEKTFQSDVIVEEAVVAAKTVLETGKDVSDDTTASELELTSEAVTALEERAEASCAEETMEVSLAEETTEMVSAVSQLLETPDTTEEVTPVQEVEATEQNLKELDKQTQKVLHEVAERVKSADAAQLVSERTMTATVIATVQGIESEVKDDAKNGKVVGQETVLLEQSLKKEEHKEDDDLQALGTAGSIQGQNGVEESILQEGSERSEISAATQESTEVCENVDVLKDESQWQACEEPVVEAHEEISEVQRTVEEPSSQDRDFHIIKAVTPKEEPFAKQEPSEQEKLPIADLTVDETRDECIPEEQTAVHDKTEDETSALGLTAEEPVQLEGQDKTLTVRPECTEAAVTVVSDKPERQDAIPDLDSQEQACTEGVPSRAPAQREEDDPVLLGVKSTEVTVTEVPLQNEVKTSALPSETIGSEAAATAEESVRDGAGKQITGKDSVPILEPQCREKTTEPPSQSDETEGGKMENAVLETETHLERDNAVTEAPTHIEADSVSNLASTCAGITENGSTVLTDISPKKCETLSSLAEEETVEKEQELVETSNRQDFQKEDKKNEQSMERAKEVSESEKWEAVRGEECSTAVQQEEGSDSAFLQAESLEALKSPVPVAAAVAEEHVTTETVVPADTTAETVQPSATTPEQMASEEVPVTTVDYSGCGTAELGSAEAPEPEVSPASMNGISEEEERPQSTGQPEQNGLPLSDGLPLTHTEFEKDVFQSVTIESQSTKIVLNAIQTAVHKLAETEESAAFESEQCIKSIEKSPSDKNIPELLKSTEVDHQLPVKEKEIRSKEQELQQSGIVKTATLTESAEIHATVEKTKDMLLTSEMLKDGQSQNSLTIMTSPEDVSRESMKLQKSTVELSTSEDSTKDPLDIHPPKLREKEVERIMEIPDQHAGQQTCRESEEEQHHLPLEDGKTETWEDDSCPEGISCDSPQSQNSVAPEALNMC; encoded by the exons ttgGACAGACAGAACATTCCAGTGTAACTTTGAAGGAAGACACTGAAACTATGGAGACAAGTCCATCTGACTCGAGCACCAAGGATGGTGTGGATACTGAGAAAGAGGATGCTAATACAGTTAAACAATTGCCATCTTTGGAAGAAGAAGACACAGAAGACCACGCATCTGAGCCACAGTCTTATGATCTGGGTTTTAAAAGGGTTTTTAAATTTGTTGGATTCAGATTCACagtaaagaaggaaaagacaggaaaagcagAACCAGTTCAACTGcttactgcaaaaaaagaaacacaagttcCTGAAGAAGCTGATGATCAAAAAGAAGTCAGCTCAGAAGAAATAGCGATGCCTGAGGATACgctctctggagaagagaacacCAAAGACACACCAAAAAATGATAAAACAGAAGACGAATCTCCTAAAACACCAGAAGCAAATGAGATTTGTTCTCAGTCAACCGCCTTAGCCACTGAAACTGCATCACCATTAAGAAAGTTTTTTACTCAGGGATGGACTGGATTtagaaaaaagaagagttttagGAAGCCTAAAGAAGATGAACTACCGTCTCCTACAAAAGAAGAGGAGCAAGAAAAAGAGGGGGCAACATTAACAACTGAAACCAACGAAAAGGAGGAGAAACCTGAGTTCGAGAAGCAAGATGAAGAAAAGAATGTGACAGCAGTAACTATTGAAGCGCATGAGAAAGAGCAAACTGAAGGTGAAAAGCAGGAGTCAAAAAAGGCTGTGGCAGCCATAGGAGTTGAAGCATGTGAGAAGGAAGAGCTAATGAAGCATGATGAGCAGGGACAAAAAGAGGATGTAGCAGCAGCAAATGATAAAGAAagtgcaaaggaggaaaaagctgaagaagaTGATCAAGAAAGGAAACTGGTTGACATCTCAGAGGGTCTtggtaaaaaggaagaaaaaactgaagaaggagagaaagaaagtgaGGTGACAGAGAAACCACTAAAAACAAGGTCAGTGGTACCTGTTATCACTGACAGTGTGAATGGAGAACTGAAAACATCCTCAGAAATCCTACCTGTGGGAGAAAAAACAGAGTCAACTGGAGTCAAGTGTGAAATAGAGGACAGAACTGAAATATCCTCTGAAGAGAAACTTGAAGCAGGATCTTTGGCAATTGAAATTTCCAGTGAACAGCTTAAAAAAtctgaaggaagagaaggagataaACCTGCTCCACCAGGGAAAGAAACAATTGatgaaaaaacagaggaagcagAATTGAAAATTTCACCCACATCAGAAGACATCACTGGAAAGTTGGACACGCAAGGAGAAGCTCAAGATAGAaccacagagaagaaagaaagcgaagaacaagaaacaaaactggcTCTGGGTGCCCCTGGATTGAAGTCCTCTTCTACTTCTGAACATTCAGTTGACACAGAGGATGATCAGCAGTCAATCAAACCCAGTGATGAAGGTCTACAAGTCAAAACTAGCACAGTTATGACTGATGCTATCAAACCAAATGAAATAACCACAGAAATAACTCCTGaagaggcagcaggaaagaggcctCCAGAAGGTATCACAAATGAAGCTGAACTGCTGTCTTCtcaagaaaaaactaaactacaaGGCAGCCCTTTAAAGAAACTCTTTACAGGTACTGGATTAAAAAAACTGTCTGGAAAGAAGcataaaagcaaaagagaagaatcTAAGTTAGGGGAACAGGGTGAACCAATTCAGCACTTATCAGATTCCCCAGATAGCCCAGAGGAACAAAAGGGGGAGAGCTCTGCATCTTCTCCTGAGGAGGTGAATGAAATTCCTTCTTTGGAAAAATCTGTAGATGCAATGCAGGTGACTGAAAATGAAGATGCTGCAATTTCAGATGTGGAGCGAAAAAGAGAAAGTGTTACACCATGGGCATCGTTTAAGAAGATGGTGACTCCCAAGAAACGTGTCAGAAGACCTTCTGAAAGtgataaagaagaagaaattgatAAGACAAAGAGTGCTGCAGTGTCTGCAACTGAAAATGCTGTTGATGAAAATCaggaagaattaaaagaaaacgGGATGGACCAGAAACCAGAGAAAGCCACAGAAGAGCCCAAAAGAAAGGTTGACACCTCTGTGTCCTGGGAAGCTTTTATATGTGTAGGCTCTTCAAAGAAACGAGCCAGAAAATCATCATCATCTGATGAAGAAACTGAACATAAGCTTAGTCAAGAAAGCCAAAAAGTAGAAGAATCTGGACAGAGCAAAGAAACAGCAACAGATGCAATTCTTACTAGTTCTCAGGAGAGTGATCAAGGGCAAGGGAATTCTTCCCCAGAACAAGCTGGAAGCCCATCTGAAGGTGAAGGTATTTCAACATGGGAATCATTTAAAAGGTTAGTCActccaagaaggaaatccaaAACGAGAATGGAAGAGAGAACTGAAGACTCTGTTGTGGGATCTAGCCTGGAGCACTCAACATCAGATGGTGAGCCTGGAAAAGATGAATCGTGGGTTCCATTCAGAAAACTGATGCCTGGGCGTAGGAAGAAAAAGTCAGATGGGAAATCAGAACCAGCTCATCTTAAGCAAGCGAGAGAAGACATGGCAGAAACAAATGAAGAAGATTCAGATATTCCAGCTGTTGTTCCTTTATCTGAATAcgaagcagcagagcaggagaaaatTGAAGCCCAACAAGCAAAAGATGCTGAAGCAATGAGAGAGCGAACCTCAGAGGAAGTGAGAGCAGAAAAATTAGAGGAGACCCTAAGAATTGAGCAAGGACATGAAGGGCTGGTACATGCGGTTACTGTTACTGTTGTGGAAGGGGAAAGGGCGGTTACCAGTATTGAAGAAAGGTCACCATCTTGGATATCTGCTGCTCTGACAGAGTGCATTGAGCAggcaaaagaagaggaagagaaagaaactgagaaaacattTCAATCTGATGTTATTGTGGAAGAAGCAGTGGTAGCTGCTAAGACAGTGCTAGAGACAGGAAAGGATGTAAGTGATGACACCACAGCAAGCGAGCTAGAGCTAACCTCAGAAGCAGTGACAGCTctggaggagagagcagaagcttcctgtgctgaggaaacAATGGAAGTGTCCCTTGCTGAGGAGACAACTGAGATGGTTTCTGCTGTTTCACAGTTGTTAGAAACCCCAGATACTACAGAGGAAGTTACACCCGTACAAGAAGTAGAGGCCACTGAACAAAACTTGAAAGAATTagacaaacagacacaaaaagtTCTTCACGAAGTTGCTGAAAGAGTAAAGTCAGCAGATGCAGCCCAGCTGGTTAGTGAAAGAACCATGACAGCAACTGTAATTGCAACAGTGCAAGGAATTGAATCAGAAGTGAAAGATGATGCAAAAAATGGGAAAGTTGTAGGTCAGGAAACTGTTTTGCTTGAACAGTCCTTGAAAAAAGAAGAACACAAGGAGGATGATGACCTCCAGGCCCTGGGAACTGCAGGGAGCATTCAGGGCCAAAATGGAGTTGAAGAGAGCATTCTACAGGAAGGTTCAGAGAGAAGTGAAATATCTGCTGCAACACAAGAAAGCACAGAAGTATGTGAAAATGTAGATGTATTGAAAGATGAAAGCCAGTGGCAGGCATGTGAAGAACCAGTTGTAGAGGCTCATGAAGAAATATCTGAAGTTCAGAGGACAGTAGAGGAACCTTCATCACAAGACAGAGACTTTCACATTATCAAAGCAGTCACTCCCAAAGAAGAGCCATTTGCAAAGCAGGAGCCTTCAGAACAAGAGAAACTGCCCATAGCAGATTTGACAGTAGATGAGACAAGAGATGAATGTATTCCAGAAGAGCAGACTGCA GTGCATGACAAGACAGAGGATGAAACCTCAGCCTTGGGGCTTACAGCTGAAGAGCCTGTGCAGCTTGAAGGACAGGACAAAACCCTCACCGTGAGACCAGAGTGCACAGAAGCAGCTGTCACTGTGGTCTCTGATAAACCTGAAAGACAAGATGCAATTCCTGACTTAGACTCACAAGAACAAGCTTGTACTGAAGGAGTTCCTAGCAGGGCACCTGCCCAGAGAGAGGAAGATGATCCTGTGCTACTTGGAGTAAAAAGCACAGAAGTCACTGTTACTGAGGTTCCTTTGCAGAATGAGGTAAAAACCTCTGCCCTTCCTTCAGAAACAATTGGCTCAGAAGCAGCTGCAACTGCTGAGGAGAGTGTAAGGGATGGGGCTGGCAAGCAGATTACAGGAAAAGATTCTGTGCCCATCCTAGAGCCacaatgcagagaaaaaacaactgAACCCCCCTCCCAGAGTGATGAAACTGAAGGTGGCAAAATGGAAAATGCTGTGCTTGAAACTGAAACACACTTAGAGAGAGATAATGCTGTCACTGAGGCTCCCACACACATTGAAGCAGACAGCGTATCTAATTTAGCATCAACATGCGCAGGTATCACTGAGAATGGAAGCACTGTCCTCACTGACATAAGTCCCAAGAAATGTGAAACACTAAGCAGCTTAGCTGAAGAAGAGACTGtggaaaaagaacaagaactTGTGGAAACCTCCAACCGTCAGGACTttcagaaagaagataaaaaaaatgagCAATCGATGGAAAGAGCCAAAGAAGTATCTGAATCTGAAAAATGGGAAGCTGTGAGAGGTGAAGAATGTTCAACTGCTGTCCAGCAAGAGGAAGGCTCTGACTCAGCCTTCCTACAAGCTGAAAGCTTGGAGGCTCTGAAATCGCCTGTGCCTGTAGCAGCTGCAGTGGCTGAAGAGCATGTCACAACAGAAACTGTAGTACCTGCAGACACAACAGCCGAAACTGTACAGCCCTCGGCAACCACACCAGAGCAAATGGCTTCTGAAGAGGTCCCAGTTACTACTGTTGACTATTCAGGCTGTGGGACTGCAGAGCTTGGTAGTGCGGAAGCACCTGAGCCTGAAGTAAGTCCTGCATCAATGAATGGAATatcagaggaggaagagagaccCCAGAGCACAGGGCAACCCGAACAAAATGGTCTTCCTCTAAGTGACGGTCTGCCTCTCACCCACACGGAATTTGAGAAGGATGTTTTTCAGTCTGTGACTATAGAGTCTCAGAGTACGAAAATTGTATTAAATGCCATCCAGACGGCTGTTCACAAACTTGCAGAAACAGAAGAGTCAGCTGCCTTTGAGTCAGAGCAGTGCATTAAGTCCATAGAGAAAAGCCCATCGGATAAGAATATACCTGAACTCCTGAAAAGTACAGAGGTGGATCATCAACTtccagtaaaagagaaagagatacgGAGTAAAGAACAAGAGCTCCAGCAATCGGGAATAGTGAAAACTGCTACCTTAACAGAGTCTGCAGAAATTCATGCAActgtagaaaaaacaaaagacatgCTGTTAACTTCTGAAATGCTGAAAGATGGACAAAGTCAGAATTCTTTAACAATTATGACTAGCCCTGAAGATGTTTCAAGGGAAAGTATGAAACTTCAGAAATCCACAGTAGAACTAAGTACTTCAGAAGATTCAACCAAAGACCCCCTAGACATACACCCACCAAAATTAAGGGAAAAAGAGGTTGAGCGGATCATGGAAATCCCAGACCAACACGCAGGTCAGCAAACATGCAGAGAAAGTGAGGAAGAACAACATCACCTACCACTGGAAGATGGGAAAACAGAGACATGGGAAGATGATAGTTGCCCAGAAGGAATATCTTGTGATAGTCCACAAAGTCAGAACTCGGTGGCTCCTGAGGCCTTGAAT ATGTGCTAA